A section of the Roseivirga sp. BDSF3-8 genome encodes:
- a CDS encoding biliverdin-producing heme oxygenase, producing MTFHDTLKDSIAAEHDATEKVFQPSLFSEAFSAEDYKRYLLSNYLFFKAHEMRVAEVELPSTVHHLLHPSRADMLREDLHDLSIKGPLPDPPLRELSHQGSQHTAEASALGHVYVLAGSAMGARMISKHLLEKPFMTQGVADRFLQSYDRFDGRSWNAFKETLNQIDAPDRQQATIQAARTSFALFAQCYRQATHFLDHQNA from the coding sequence ATGACTTTTCACGATACACTGAAGGACAGTATTGCGGCCGAACATGATGCTACAGAAAAGGTCTTCCAGCCTTCTCTTTTCAGCGAAGCGTTCTCTGCCGAAGATTATAAGCGGTACCTTCTTTCCAATTACCTTTTTTTTAAAGCGCACGAAATGCGCGTAGCAGAGGTAGAGCTACCCTCCACCGTACACCACCTGCTTCATCCTTCCCGGGCAGACATGCTCCGGGAAGACCTCCATGACCTAAGTATAAAAGGCCCCCTGCCAGACCCGCCCCTCCGGGAGCTAAGCCACCAGGGGAGCCAGCACACCGCCGAAGCCTCCGCCCTTGGCCATGTATACGTCCTGGCAGGCTCTGCCATGGGCGCAAGGATGATCTCAAAGCACCTGCTGGAAAAACCCTTTATGACCCAAGGCGTCGCCGATCGATTTTTGCAAAGCTATGACCGGTTTGATGGAAGATCCTGGAATGCCTTTAAAGAAACCCTCAATCAGATTGATGCCCCGGACAGGCAGCAAGCCACCATCCAGGCCGCTCGCACATCATTTGCCCTCTTTGCCCAATGCTACAGGCAGGCCACCCATTTTTTAGATCATCAAAACGCATAG
- a CDS encoding T9SS type A sorting domain-containing protein, translating into MRNLSRSLLAMVAGLCFSLTALAQAEDDVHDRMRHIFAQVDPAYVPSNLLYDYGYNLADVTPYQGQAGTTAATDYLGWQALYASLYSMQFSTYTMQEPAVVHQRIMQSAIAVTETLGDNGVSSPVTMPVMDYAYQRFRTDALPGGYVEIINEQVVHKQGNPFTTAHAVAMVPRRNQLRGPSQTFVFVDSLYFTNTGTPLPALSVDLGDGSGYRTVSWNSPVHAWYGADGRKDIRLRMSHADGTLREAYTQVQISGVPALAKSAPATRYAGNPRDVEVFSFLEPEAVVTRVYANNDGVLRKPFIVVEGFDPWHLIAPDDPTQNYDVDDFIENQNNGGLARIINIDYEGQLLSDFLEENGYDIVFVDWVDGSDIYSPNMNILLQVIQAVNDDKAAAGSTEPNVMLGLSMGGIQGANAMLLAEEQDYDHQISLFINNDVPYQGANIPVAFQLGLKHVAGLKLKVGPVFGLLGKKLLVREMLPAIQTGMDVLNSYGANSLLRYQARNEGNTVALDADPIDLRGLEFTRQYPFVDPARTRMVALANGHECGDRQAFAAGTSLFQLSGTYSLPYLWNLLGTALTPLTNRPGLFVLGPVTTQNDLKWDIKLNALPDDGPARIYRNKVWMEKKILWTIPVSQALTDVNINSQAGMLPLDNAPGGTMGMSAVDEEVPEEVLELLPVTEFSFVPTVSALDVQEPDGSLPPQEALYLRYSGTAAMPTGLQTPMVNYITENVTNQPHLLLSQTKGRWLADELEGLNLGQPCAGRCGWRPEVSLPGTVCSGDEVTLSVNNPFGFPLTWIADERLELIAESGNTLTVRTPEGMTGVVYDINVRLNAGDCGTYRTPTAYLSVGDLDQQALSGELQGSRTLSLGSETTFYVSTVSNVESYEWLVPEGWQVQNLGWKANITPTTTGTARVMVKLRNGCNFATDYIDVCVSGNGYSCGGSSGPCGTVTDPCEGPGNPTERSVLPEFYPNPAGNVITVRFPPEAQQQPGRNLYRVRIRDNRMQTVLKQQNHERTSTLDVSDLPAGLYTIELWWKGGSVTEQLIIE; encoded by the coding sequence ATGAGAAATTTATCACGTAGCCTGCTGGCTATGGTGGCCGGGCTGTGCTTTAGCCTCACCGCCCTGGCCCAGGCAGAAGATGACGTGCACGACCGCATGCGCCACATCTTTGCGCAGGTAGACCCGGCCTATGTGCCCAGCAACCTGCTCTATGACTATGGTTATAACCTCGCCGATGTCACCCCTTACCAGGGCCAGGCGGGCACTACCGCCGCCACCGACTACCTCGGCTGGCAGGCCCTCTACGCCTCCCTGTACAGCATGCAGTTCAGCACCTACACCATGCAGGAGCCCGCCGTCGTGCACCAGCGCATCATGCAGAGTGCCATAGCCGTCACTGAAACCCTGGGCGATAACGGTGTGAGCAGCCCGGTCACCATGCCCGTGATGGACTATGCCTACCAGCGCTTCCGCACCGATGCCCTGCCGGGAGGCTATGTGGAAATCATCAATGAGCAGGTGGTCCATAAGCAAGGCAATCCGTTTACCACCGCGCACGCCGTGGCCATGGTGCCCCGCCGCAACCAACTCCGCGGCCCCTCCCAGACCTTTGTGTTTGTGGACAGCCTCTACTTTACTAACACCGGCACGCCCCTGCCCGCCCTCAGCGTAGACCTGGGCGACGGCAGCGGCTACCGGACGGTAAGCTGGAACAGCCCCGTGCATGCCTGGTATGGGGCCGACGGCCGCAAGGACATACGGCTGCGCATGAGCCATGCTGACGGCACCCTGCGCGAGGCCTATACCCAGGTGCAGATAAGCGGGGTACCCGCCCTGGCCAAGAGTGCCCCCGCCACCCGCTACGCCGGCAACCCCCGGGATGTGGAGGTCTTCAGCTTCCTGGAGCCCGAGGCCGTCGTCACGCGCGTGTACGCCAATAATGACGGCGTGCTGCGCAAGCCCTTCATTGTCGTAGAGGGCTTCGACCCCTGGCACCTGATCGCACCGGACGACCCCACCCAGAATTATGACGTAGATGATTTTATCGAAAATCAGAATAATGGAGGATTGGCCAGGATTATTAATATTGACTATGAAGGGCAGTTACTCTCCGACTTTCTCGAAGAGAACGGCTACGACATTGTGTTTGTGGACTGGGTGGACGGCAGCGACATCTACAGCCCCAATATGAACATATTGCTGCAGGTGATACAGGCCGTCAACGACGACAAAGCCGCGGCAGGCAGCACCGAGCCCAACGTCATGCTGGGCCTGAGCATGGGCGGCATACAGGGCGCTAATGCCATGCTCCTCGCCGAAGAGCAGGACTATGACCACCAGATAAGCCTCTTCATCAATAACGATGTGCCCTATCAGGGAGCAAACATACCCGTCGCCTTTCAGCTTGGCCTCAAGCACGTCGCCGGCCTCAAGCTCAAGGTAGGGCCGGTGTTTGGCCTGCTGGGCAAAAAGCTGCTGGTACGCGAAATGCTTCCCGCCATACAAACGGGCATGGACGTGCTGAACTCCTACGGCGCCAACTCCCTGCTCCGCTACCAGGCCCGTAACGAAGGCAACACCGTGGCCCTCGATGCTGATCCCATTGACCTGAGGGGACTTGAGTTTACCCGGCAGTATCCCTTTGTAGATCCCGCCCGCACGCGCATGGTCGCCCTGGCTAACGGGCACGAGTGCGGCGACCGCCAGGCCTTTGCCGCCGGTACCTCCCTTTTTCAGCTCAGCGGCACCTACAGCCTGCCCTATCTGTGGAACCTGCTCGGTACGGCCCTGACACCCCTCACTAACCGCCCGGGGCTGTTTGTACTGGGGCCAGTGACCACCCAAAACGACCTGAAGTGGGACATCAAACTCAATGCCCTGCCCGATGACGGCCCCGCGCGCATCTACCGCAATAAGGTATGGATGGAGAAAAAGATCCTGTGGACCATACCTGTGAGCCAGGCGCTAACGGATGTGAATATAAACAGCCAGGCCGGCATGCTGCCCCTGGACAATGCCCCCGGAGGCACCATGGGCATGAGCGCCGTGGATGAGGAAGTACCCGAAGAGGTATTGGAGCTGCTGCCCGTCACCGAGTTCAGCTTTGTGCCTACCGTAAGCGCGCTGGACGTACAGGAGCCGGACGGCAGCCTGCCCCCGCAGGAGGCGCTCTACCTGCGCTACAGCGGCACGGCGGCCATGCCCACCGGCCTGCAAACCCCCATGGTCAACTACATCACCGAGAACGTCACCAACCAGCCTCACCTGCTGCTGTCCCAGACTAAAGGCAGGTGGCTGGCGGACGAACTGGAGGGGCTGAATCTGGGCCAGCCCTGCGCGGGCCGCTGCGGCTGGCGGCCGGAGGTAAGCCTGCCCGGCACCGTGTGCAGCGGTGATGAGGTCACCCTGTCCGTCAATAATCCCTTCGGCTTTCCTCTCACCTGGATCGCCGATGAGCGCCTGGAGCTCATTGCCGAAAGCGGCAATACCCTCACTGTACGTACACCCGAAGGCATGACAGGAGTGGTCTATGACATAAATGTAAGGTTAAATGCCGGCGACTGCGGCACCTACCGTACCCCTACGGCTTACCTGAGCGTAGGCGACCTGGACCAGCAGGCCCTGAGTGGCGAGCTGCAGGGCAGCAGGACCCTCTCGCTGGGCTCCGAGACCACCTTTTACGTCTCTACCGTGAGTAATGTGGAGAGTTACGAGTGGCTGGTGCCCGAAGGCTGGCAGGTACAAAACCTGGGCTGGAAGGCCAACATCACCCCCACCACCACCGGCACCGCCCGGGTCATGGTCAAGCTGCGCAACGGCTGCAACTTCGCTACCGACTACATCGATGTATGCGTCAGCGGCAATGGCTATAGCTGCGGAGGTAGTTCCGGGCCCTGCGGTACGGTCACAGACCCCTGCGAAGGGCCGGGCAACCCCACCGAGCGCAGCGTGCTGCCGGAGTTTTACCCCAACCCGGCGGGGAATGTGATTACGGTACGCTTTCCGCCGGAGGCGCAGCAGCAGCCCGGCCGTAACCTCTACCGCGTGCGGATACGCGATAACCGCATGCAGACGGTACTAAAGCAGCAGAACCACGAGCGCACAAGCACCCTGGACGTGAGCGACCTGCCCGCAGGCCTGTACACCATCGAGCTATGGTGGAAGGGCGGCTCCGTGACCGAGCAACTTATTATTGAATAA